In the genome of Fluviispira vulneris, one region contains:
- a CDS encoding substrate-binding periplasmic protein — translation MLQKICKVTILLIFLSFQMGFCTEITLVADSSFTGEVEETPEHTLGGLGGSIIANALKAKNIKINIEWRPWTRAYKEALDNIDSKTFIIALTRIPEREEKFVWVSKIYGAYTTFITLKNGKRINSILEAKNSTIGVLASSSYSAILKRPENGLNLDKIEEVPIDIRNFKKLVHKRIDTWFTIELVAYYAIKNLAKEEKLTKNDFVIGNRVSIQQKYIGTTSKTSPDLINKVRDALESYKRTSEYKIIIERISENF, via the coding sequence ATGCTTCAAAAAATTTGTAAAGTCACTATTTTACTTATATTTCTTTCCTTTCAAATGGGGTTTTGTACAGAAATCACCTTAGTCGCCGATTCAAGTTTTACAGGCGAGGTAGAAGAAACTCCAGAACACACTTTAGGAGGATTAGGTGGGAGTATTATTGCAAATGCCTTAAAAGCAAAGAATATTAAAATTAACATCGAATGGCGTCCATGGACTCGCGCATACAAAGAAGCATTAGATAATATTGATAGTAAAACATTTATAATAGCTTTAACGAGAATTCCTGAAAGAGAAGAAAAATTTGTATGGGTCTCCAAAATTTATGGTGCTTATACAACATTTATTACTTTGAAAAATGGAAAAAGAATAAATTCAATACTCGAAGCGAAAAACTCAACAATCGGAGTACTCGCTTCATCTTCTTATAGTGCTATCCTTAAAAGACCTGAGAATGGACTTAATCTTGATAAAATTGAAGAAGTGCCTATAGATATCAGAAACTTTAAAAAACTCGTACATAAAAGAATTGATACATGGTTTACAATTGAGTTAGTTGCATATTATGCAATCAAAAATCTTGCTAAAGAGGAAAAATTAACAAAAAATGATTTTGTTATCGGAAATCGTGTATCTATCCAACAAAAATACATTGGAACGACTTCAAAAACCTCACCAGATTTAATTAACAAAGTGAGAGATGCATTAGAATCATATAAGCGTACAAGCGAATATAAGATTATAATTGAACGTATCTCTGAAAACTTTTAA
- a CDS encoding substrate-binding periplasmic protein — MFTIFLKNMILIYILCITCSAFSAPEREVLACWDVANRPPFTYSDPAEPNLSKGFVIDLIEEIAKRKNFKLVIEGLPWNRCLDLTKKGVYQIVLGATENSERRIDYLYSERIFSTNTVLYYNKSKYPHKPIIRNNKDLDAYTYCGRFARNYSDLSFKNNILIYARDEQQLFKLLRAKRCDFILGEKEFFAIQKKTGILDFSGLEELEIVGQKPKKYFF, encoded by the coding sequence ATGTTTACGATATTTTTGAAGAATATGATATTAATTTATATTTTATGTATAACTTGCTCTGCATTTTCTGCTCCAGAAAGAGAGGTTTTAGCTTGTTGGGATGTGGCGAATAGACCGCCTTTTACATATTCGGATCCTGCTGAGCCAAATTTGAGTAAAGGTTTTGTAATTGATTTAATAGAAGAAATTGCTAAACGAAAAAATTTTAAGCTCGTTATTGAAGGTTTGCCTTGGAATAGATGTTTGGATTTAACCAAAAAGGGAGTTTATCAAATCGTATTGGGTGCGACTGAAAACAGTGAAAGACGAATAGATTATTTATATTCAGAACGCATTTTTTCAACGAATACTGTATTATATTATAATAAGAGTAAATACCCTCACAAACCAATTATTCGAAATAATAAAGATTTAGATGCATATACTTATTGTGGTCGATTTGCTAGAAACTATTCAGACCTTAGTTTTAAAAATAATATTTTAATTTATGCAAGAGATGAGCAACAATTATTCAAATTGTTAAGAGCAAAACGATGCGACTTTATACTTGGGGAAAAGGAATTTTTTGCAATCCAAAAGAAAACTGGAATTTTAGATTTTTCTGGGCTTGAAGAATTAGAAATAGTTGGGCAAAAACCAAAGAAATACTTTTTTTAA
- a CDS encoding ricin-type beta-trefoil lectin domain protein, with translation MKMKHNLLSKISYILTILSFPLIANAFQIKGVGDKCLDVPYGYTFNGNQIQMWDCNGSPSQNWEFIDGHIVGIGGKCLDVPYGYTFNGNRIQLWDCVDAQNQKWGLKNGHIVGVGGKCLDIPYAYTFNGIYIQLWDCNNNIQQLWSIAW, from the coding sequence ATGAAAATGAAACATAATTTATTATCCAAAATTTCCTATATTTTGACTATTTTATCTTTCCCGTTAATAGCAAATGCTTTTCAAATAAAAGGTGTAGGGGATAAATGTCTTGATGTACCATATGGCTATACTTTTAATGGAAACCAAATACAAATGTGGGATTGTAACGGTAGCCCAAGTCAAAATTGGGAATTTATCGATGGCCATATTGTAGGTATTGGTGGAAAGTGCCTAGATGTTCCTTATGGTTATACTTTTAATGGAAATCGCATTCAACTTTGGGACTGCGTTGATGCTCAGAACCAAAAATGGGGGTTAAAAAATGGCCATATTGTAGGTGTGGGAGGTAAATGCCTTGATATTCCATATGCCTATACTTTTAATGGCATTTATATACAACTTTGGGATTGTAATAATAATATTCAACAATTGTGGAGTATTGCATGGTAA
- a CDS encoding multidrug effflux MFS transporter, protein MNQTHQNENDILLTEGKSKWLVILLGVLTAFDPLTIDMYLPAFQAIQKDLHTHISFVELSVSTFFIGMAIGQLIYGPLSDRFGRKKPLLGGMYLYLLASFGCALSENIYLFIICRILQAFGGSASMVISRAVVRDLFDKKHVAIFLSNIALVLGIAPIIAPSIGAFLNSIFGWRSIFYTLAILNLICICIVTFFLPETNSTKHENIKLSLVINSYKMLLKDKHFIGYLIPDIAIRAGMFAYIAGSPFVFIELFKMTPQQYGLVFGMNGLGILIASQVNKKLLIKWNAETICTKSVKVSFIAASLILAFSFNINLVFPFLISLFIFISMLNLISPNSIAIALSPYGHQAGTASALYGSLQWSMAFFSSLLVSYFHNGTALPMSSAIFFCGVISLIGYVLLIKPQLNLKKSNTS, encoded by the coding sequence ATGAATCAGACTCATCAAAATGAAAATGATATTTTGCTTACCGAGGGAAAAAGCAAGTGGCTTGTTATCCTTTTAGGTGTATTGACAGCATTTGATCCCTTAACAATCGATATGTATTTGCCTGCTTTTCAAGCTATTCAAAAAGATTTACACACTCACATCTCTTTTGTTGAATTATCTGTTTCTACATTTTTCATAGGGATGGCTATAGGCCAACTTATTTACGGACCTTTATCTGATAGGTTTGGAAGGAAAAAGCCATTGCTTGGAGGAATGTATCTTTATCTCTTAGCTTCATTTGGGTGTGCATTATCTGAAAATATCTATCTGTTTATCATCTGTAGAATTCTTCAAGCTTTTGGAGGATCTGCCAGTATGGTGATAAGCAGGGCTGTCGTTCGTGATCTATTTGATAAAAAGCATGTTGCAATTTTTTTATCAAATATAGCCTTAGTTTTAGGAATTGCTCCCATTATAGCCCCATCAATTGGCGCATTTTTAAATTCGATTTTTGGCTGGAGGTCTATATTTTATACCTTAGCTATATTAAATTTAATTTGTATTTGTATAGTTACCTTTTTTCTTCCAGAGACAAACTCAACAAAACATGAAAATATAAAATTAAGTTTAGTAATTAACTCGTATAAAATGTTACTTAAAGATAAACACTTCATTGGTTATCTTATTCCTGATATAGCAATAAGAGCAGGAATGTTTGCATATATAGCAGGATCACCATTTGTCTTTATTGAACTTTTTAAAATGACACCGCAGCAATACGGGTTAGTTTTTGGAATGAATGGATTGGGAATATTAATAGCTTCACAAGTTAATAAAAAACTTCTTATTAAATGGAATGCAGAAACAATTTGTACTAAATCTGTCAAAGTTTCTTTCATAGCTGCTTCTCTAATTTTGGCCTTTTCTTTTAATATAAATTTAGTATTTCCTTTTCTTATATCATTATTTATTTTTATAAGTATGTTGAATTTAATTAGCCCTAATTCAATAGCGATTGCTTTGTCTCCTTATGGACATCAAGCTGGAACAGCTTCAGCATTATATGGAAGCTTGCAGTGGAGTATGGCTTTTTTCTCATCCCTATTAGTTAGCTACTTTCATAATGGAACAGCGTTACCAATGTCGAGTGCTATATTTTTCTGTGGTGTTATTTCTCTAATAGGCTATGTTTTATTAATAAAACCACAATTGAATCTAAAAAAATCGAACACAAGTTAA